Proteins encoded within one genomic window of Mesorhizobium sp. AR10:
- a CDS encoding YciI-like protein produces MLFALICKDKPGSLQVRLDARPDHLAFLEGLNGDKKLAFAGPFLDADGKPNGSLVVVEAPDMAGAQALSAVDPYAKAGLFDSVEIRQWNWTFNKPAAS; encoded by the coding sequence ATGCTGTTTGCGTTGATTTGCAAGGACAAGCCGGGAAGCCTGCAGGTGCGCCTCGATGCGCGGCCCGACCATCTCGCCTTTCTCGAAGGCTTGAACGGTGACAAGAAACTCGCCTTTGCCGGTCCGTTTCTCGACGCCGACGGCAAGCCCAACGGCAGCCTCGTCGTGGTCGAGGCGCCGGACATGGCCGGCGCACAAGCCCTGTCGGCAGTTGATCCCTATGCCAAGGCCGGGCTGTTCGACAGCGTCGAAATCCGCCAGTGGAACTGGACCTTCAACAAGCCTGCCGCTAGTTAA